The following coding sequences are from one Candidatus Nitrohelix vancouverensis window:
- the hflK gene encoding FtsH protease activity modulator HflK: MAWDDLHDPKGAEDRNRGGGNPSGKPPFDVPQIKLPQFKPSMFLVVGLLLLIIWLVPGIFYFVEPDEEGVVTRFGKYTKTTQPGLHFKFPSPIEHAMTPKVRKIQRAEIGFRNSSTGAAQQVPAESLMLTGDQNIIDIDLVVQYRVKDSVSYLFNVREPHRLVRNVAETVIRGIAGSKNIDEALTTGKAEIQIIAREQIQTLLDNFGSGLEVVTVQLQDVHPPEQVAAAFKDVVSAREDKERMINEAQGYRNAVIPEARGKAEQIIQEAEAYLEQKVKISQGDANRFISQLKEYEKAPDITRKRLFLETMEEVLPKMQKFVMGSDKTGVLPLLPLNANNLGLNRPESR, from the coding sequence ATGGCTTGGGACGATTTACACGATCCAAAAGGCGCTGAAGACCGCAATCGCGGCGGCGGAAATCCTTCGGGAAAACCTCCTTTCGATGTGCCTCAAATCAAATTACCGCAATTCAAACCGTCCATGTTTCTGGTCGTGGGCTTGTTATTACTCATTATATGGCTCGTTCCCGGCATCTTTTATTTTGTCGAACCGGACGAAGAAGGCGTTGTGACCCGTTTTGGCAAATACACCAAAACCACGCAACCGGGCCTGCATTTCAAGTTCCCGTCGCCGATCGAACACGCAATGACGCCGAAGGTTCGCAAAATCCAGCGCGCTGAAATTGGGTTCAGAAATTCAAGCACAGGCGCCGCGCAGCAGGTTCCAGCAGAATCGCTGATGCTGACGGGAGACCAGAACATCATCGACATCGATCTGGTGGTTCAGTATCGCGTCAAAGATTCGGTTTCCTACTTGTTCAATGTGCGCGAACCGCATCGTCTGGTGCGCAACGTCGCAGAGACCGTCATTCGCGGAATCGCCGGGAGCAAGAATATCGACGAGGCCTTAACGACCGGCAAAGCCGAAATTCAGATCATTGCCAGAGAACAAATACAGACTCTGCTCGACAACTTCGGCTCAGGCCTGGAAGTGGTGACGGTGCAATTGCAGGACGTGCATCCTCCAGAGCAGGTAGCCGCCGCGTTTAAAGACGTAGTCAGCGCGCGCGAGGACAAGGAGCGAATGATCAACGAAGCGCAGGGCTATCGCAACGCCGTCATCCCCGAAGCCCGCGGTAAGGCCGAGCAGATCATCCAGGAAGCGGAAGCGTATCTGGAACAGAAAGTCAAGATATCCCAGGGTGATGCCAACCGCTTTATTTCTCAGTTAAAGGAATATGAGAAAGCGCCGGACATCACACGTAAACGACTCTTTCTGGAAACCATGGAAGAAGTGTTGCCCAAGATGC